A genomic region of Tepidisphaeraceae bacterium contains the following coding sequences:
- a CDS encoding DUF6065 family protein produces the protein MRQIDSSTLPIDMLHYFKFRQELAAPQPARDVYVKRGAGKGWPEECPPIRAANGFGFDLIANFDVTFTFARGAWRTEPDTVIDSDFDYASHEGSEGAPLSQQFAWFWEKGQKLPHPITDNVYEVIRHQVKVSSYLFLKTDPNELLYVTDIPNFPRPWRAVTALIDTDWYPASYPWHAVIELDPASKKITIAKGEPLCRVIPVRRDTYFASEMSPTDFDAFFARGQKWLSTHGKFEHEGTVDITRTYVKQQPRSKFIVMT, from the coding sequence ATGCGACAGATCGATTCAAGTACACTGCCGATCGACATGCTGCATTACTTCAAGTTTCGACAGGAATTGGCCGCGCCCCAGCCGGCGCGGGACGTGTACGTGAAGCGCGGCGCCGGCAAGGGCTGGCCCGAGGAATGCCCGCCCATCCGCGCGGCCAACGGGTTCGGCTTCGATCTTATCGCCAACTTCGACGTCACCTTCACTTTCGCCCGCGGCGCCTGGCGGACCGAGCCAGACACCGTCATCGATAGCGATTTCGACTACGCCTCGCACGAGGGGTCGGAGGGCGCGCCGCTGTCCCAGCAGTTCGCGTGGTTCTGGGAGAAGGGGCAGAAGCTGCCCCACCCCATCACCGACAACGTGTACGAGGTGATCCGGCATCAGGTGAAGGTCAGCAGCTACCTGTTCCTGAAGACCGACCCGAACGAGCTGCTGTACGTCACCGACATCCCGAACTTCCCAAGGCCGTGGCGGGCGGTGACGGCGCTGATCGATACCGACTGGTACCCCGCCAGCTATCCGTGGCACGCCGTCATCGAGCTCGACCCGGCCTCCAAGAAGATCACGATCGCCAAGGGCGAGCCGCTATGCCGCGTGATCCCCGTTCGGCGAGACACCTACTTCGCCAGCGAGATGTCCCCTACCGACTTCGACGCCTTCTTCGCCCGCGGGCAGAAGTGGCTCAGCACCCACGGCAAGTTCGAGCATGAGGGCACGGTCGACATCACCCGCACCTACGTGAAGCAACAGCCGCGAAGCAAGTTCATCGTGATGACGTGA